A section of the Meles meles chromosome 8, mMelMel3.1 paternal haplotype, whole genome shotgun sequence genome encodes:
- the ST3GAL4 gene encoding CMP-N-acetylneuraminate-beta-galactosamide-alpha-2,3-sialyltransferase 4 isoform X2: MVSKSRWKLLAMLALVLVVMVWYSISREDSFYFPIPEKKEPCFQGEVERKASKLFGNYSRDQPIFLQLKDYFWVKTPSAYELPYGTKGSEDLLLRVLAITSYSIPESIQSLKCRRCVVVGNGHRLRNSSLGDVINKYDVVIRLNNAPVAGYEGDVGSKTTMRLFYPESAHFNPKVENNPDTLLVLVAFKAMDFHWIETILSDKKRVRKGFWKQPPLIWDVNPRQIRILNPFFMEIAADKLLSLPMQQPRKMKQKPTTGLLAITLALHLCDLVHIAGFGYPDAHNRKQTIHYYEQITLKSMAGSGHNVSQEALAIKRMLEIGAVKNLTFF, translated from the exons ATGGTCAGCAAATCCC GCTGGAAGCTCCTGGCCATGCTGGCTCTGGTCCTGGTCGTCATGGTGTGGTATTCTATCTCCCGGGAAGACAG tttttattttcccatcCCAGAGAAGAAGGAGCCGTGCTTCCAGGGGGAAGTGGAGAGGAAGGCCTCTAAGCTGTTTGGCAA CTACTCCCGAGATCAGCCTATCTTCCTGCAGCTGAAGGATTATTTCTGGGTCAAGACACCGTCTGCCTATGAGCTGCCCTACGGGACCAAGGGGAGTG AAGACCTGCTCCTCCGGGTTCTAGCCATCACCAGCTACTCCATCCCAGAGAGCATCCAGAG TCTCAAGTGTCGCCGCTGCGTGGTGGTGGGGAACGGGCACCGGCTTCGCAACAGCTCGCTGGGGGACGTCATCAACAAGTACGACGTGGTCATCAG ATTGAACAACGCCCCAGTGGCTGGCTACGAGGGCGACGTGGGCTCCAAGACCACCATGCGTCTCTTCTACCCTGAGTCCGCCCACTTCAACCCCAAAGTGGAGAACAACCCAGACACACTCCTCGTCCTGGTAGCTTTCAAGGCAATGGACTTCCACTGGATTGAGACCATCCTGAGTGACAAGAAGAGG GTGCGAAAGGGCTTCTGGAAGCAGCCTCCCCTCATCTGGGACGTCAACCCCAGGCAGATTCGGATTCTCAACCCTTTCTTCATGGAGATTGCAGCGGACAAGCTCCTGAGCCTGCCCATGCAGCAGCCGCGCAAGATGAAGCAG AAGCCCACCACCGGCTTGCTGGCCATCACGCTGGCACTCCACCTCTGCGACCTGGTGCATATCGCCGGCTTTGGCTACCCAGACGCCCACAACAGGAAGCAGACCATTCACTACTATGAACAGATCACACTCAAGTCCATGGCG GGGTCAGGCCACAATGTCTCCCAGGAGGCCCTGGCCATCAAGCGGATGCTGGAGATCGGAGCAGTCAAGAACCTCACGTTCTTCTGA
- the ST3GAL4 gene encoding CMP-N-acetylneuraminate-beta-galactosamide-alpha-2,3-sialyltransferase 4 isoform X1, with the protein MVSKSPPLCMCPAGWKLLAMLALVLVVMVWYSISREDSFYFPIPEKKEPCFQGEVERKASKLFGNYSRDQPIFLQLKDYFWVKTPSAYELPYGTKGSEDLLLRVLAITSYSIPESIQSLKCRRCVVVGNGHRLRNSSLGDVINKYDVVIRLNNAPVAGYEGDVGSKTTMRLFYPESAHFNPKVENNPDTLLVLVAFKAMDFHWIETILSDKKRVRKGFWKQPPLIWDVNPRQIRILNPFFMEIAADKLLSLPMQQPRKMKQKPTTGLLAITLALHLCDLVHIAGFGYPDAHNRKQTIHYYEQITLKSMAGSGHNVSQEALAIKRMLEIGAVKNLTFF; encoded by the exons ATGGTCAGCAAATCCC CTCCTCTGTGCATGTGCCCTGCAGGCTGGAAGCTCCTGGCCATGCTGGCTCTGGTCCTGGTCGTCATGGTGTGGTATTCTATCTCCCGGGAAGACAG tttttattttcccatcCCAGAGAAGAAGGAGCCGTGCTTCCAGGGGGAAGTGGAGAGGAAGGCCTCTAAGCTGTTTGGCAA CTACTCCCGAGATCAGCCTATCTTCCTGCAGCTGAAGGATTATTTCTGGGTCAAGACACCGTCTGCCTATGAGCTGCCCTACGGGACCAAGGGGAGTG AAGACCTGCTCCTCCGGGTTCTAGCCATCACCAGCTACTCCATCCCAGAGAGCATCCAGAG TCTCAAGTGTCGCCGCTGCGTGGTGGTGGGGAACGGGCACCGGCTTCGCAACAGCTCGCTGGGGGACGTCATCAACAAGTACGACGTGGTCATCAG ATTGAACAACGCCCCAGTGGCTGGCTACGAGGGCGACGTGGGCTCCAAGACCACCATGCGTCTCTTCTACCCTGAGTCCGCCCACTTCAACCCCAAAGTGGAGAACAACCCAGACACACTCCTCGTCCTGGTAGCTTTCAAGGCAATGGACTTCCACTGGATTGAGACCATCCTGAGTGACAAGAAGAGG GTGCGAAAGGGCTTCTGGAAGCAGCCTCCCCTCATCTGGGACGTCAACCCCAGGCAGATTCGGATTCTCAACCCTTTCTTCATGGAGATTGCAGCGGACAAGCTCCTGAGCCTGCCCATGCAGCAGCCGCGCAAGATGAAGCAG AAGCCCACCACCGGCTTGCTGGCCATCACGCTGGCACTCCACCTCTGCGACCTGGTGCATATCGCCGGCTTTGGCTACCCAGACGCCCACAACAGGAAGCAGACCATTCACTACTATGAACAGATCACACTCAAGTCCATGGCG GGGTCAGGCCACAATGTCTCCCAGGAGGCCCTGGCCATCAAGCGGATGCTGGAGATCGGAGCAGTCAAGAACCTCACGTTCTTCTGA
- the ST3GAL4 gene encoding CMP-N-acetylneuraminate-beta-galactosamide-alpha-2,3-sialyltransferase 4 isoform X8, with protein MSDMSGAESCSLAQVARGSRDDSSPQEPCYPLRNMVSKSRWKLLAMLALVLVVMVWYSISREDSFYFPIPEKKEPCFQGEVERKASKLFGNYSRDQPIFLQLKDYFWVKTPSAYELPYGTKGSEDLLLRVLAITSYSIPESIQSLKCRRCVVVGNGHRLRNSSLGDVINKYDVVIRLNNAPVAGYEGDVGSKTTMRLFYPESAHFNPKVENNPDTLLVLVAFKAMDFHWIETILSDKKRVRKGFWKQPPLIWDVNPRQIRILNPFFMEIAADKLLSLPMQQPRKMKQKPTTGLLAITLALHLCDLVHIAGFGYPDAHNRKQTIHYYEQITLKSMAGSGHNVSQEALAIKRMLEIGAVKNLTFF; from the exons ATGTCGGACATGAGTGGAGCGGAGTCCTGCTCTCTGGCCCAG GTGGCCCGAGGCAGCCGGGATGACAGCTCTCCCCAGGAACCCTGCTACCCGCTGAGAAACATGGTCAGCAAATCCC GCTGGAAGCTCCTGGCCATGCTGGCTCTGGTCCTGGTCGTCATGGTGTGGTATTCTATCTCCCGGGAAGACAG tttttattttcccatcCCAGAGAAGAAGGAGCCGTGCTTCCAGGGGGAAGTGGAGAGGAAGGCCTCTAAGCTGTTTGGCAA CTACTCCCGAGATCAGCCTATCTTCCTGCAGCTGAAGGATTATTTCTGGGTCAAGACACCGTCTGCCTATGAGCTGCCCTACGGGACCAAGGGGAGTG AAGACCTGCTCCTCCGGGTTCTAGCCATCACCAGCTACTCCATCCCAGAGAGCATCCAGAG TCTCAAGTGTCGCCGCTGCGTGGTGGTGGGGAACGGGCACCGGCTTCGCAACAGCTCGCTGGGGGACGTCATCAACAAGTACGACGTGGTCATCAG ATTGAACAACGCCCCAGTGGCTGGCTACGAGGGCGACGTGGGCTCCAAGACCACCATGCGTCTCTTCTACCCTGAGTCCGCCCACTTCAACCCCAAAGTGGAGAACAACCCAGACACACTCCTCGTCCTGGTAGCTTTCAAGGCAATGGACTTCCACTGGATTGAGACCATCCTGAGTGACAAGAAGAGG GTGCGAAAGGGCTTCTGGAAGCAGCCTCCCCTCATCTGGGACGTCAACCCCAGGCAGATTCGGATTCTCAACCCTTTCTTCATGGAGATTGCAGCGGACAAGCTCCTGAGCCTGCCCATGCAGCAGCCGCGCAAGATGAAGCAG AAGCCCACCACCGGCTTGCTGGCCATCACGCTGGCACTCCACCTCTGCGACCTGGTGCATATCGCCGGCTTTGGCTACCCAGACGCCCACAACAGGAAGCAGACCATTCACTACTATGAACAGATCACACTCAAGTCCATGGCG GGGTCAGGCCACAATGTCTCCCAGGAGGCCCTGGCCATCAAGCGGATGCTGGAGATCGGAGCAGTCAAGAACCTCACGTTCTTCTGA
- the ST3GAL4 gene encoding CMP-N-acetylneuraminate-beta-galactosamide-alpha-2,3-sialyltransferase 4 isoform X5: MGEDSSLAEGAQPTSEAVARGSRDDSSPQEPCYPLRNMVSKSPPLCMCPAGWKLLAMLALVLVVMVWYSISREDSFYFPIPEKKEPCFQGEVERKASKLFGNYSRDQPIFLQLKDYFWVKTPSAYELPYGTKGSEDLLLRVLAITSYSIPESIQSLKCRRCVVVGNGHRLRNSSLGDVINKYDVVIRLNNAPVAGYEGDVGSKTTMRLFYPESAHFNPKVENNPDTLLVLVAFKAMDFHWIETILSDKKRVRKGFWKQPPLIWDVNPRQIRILNPFFMEIAADKLLSLPMQQPRKMKQKPTTGLLAITLALHLCDLVHIAGFGYPDAHNRKQTIHYYEQITLKSMAGSGHNVSQEALAIKRMLEIGAVKNLTFF; encoded by the exons GTGGCCCGAGGCAGCCGGGATGACAGCTCTCCCCAGGAACCCTGCTACCCGCTGAGAAACATGGTCAGCAAATCCC CTCCTCTGTGCATGTGCCCTGCAGGCTGGAAGCTCCTGGCCATGCTGGCTCTGGTCCTGGTCGTCATGGTGTGGTATTCTATCTCCCGGGAAGACAG tttttattttcccatcCCAGAGAAGAAGGAGCCGTGCTTCCAGGGGGAAGTGGAGAGGAAGGCCTCTAAGCTGTTTGGCAA CTACTCCCGAGATCAGCCTATCTTCCTGCAGCTGAAGGATTATTTCTGGGTCAAGACACCGTCTGCCTATGAGCTGCCCTACGGGACCAAGGGGAGTG AAGACCTGCTCCTCCGGGTTCTAGCCATCACCAGCTACTCCATCCCAGAGAGCATCCAGAG TCTCAAGTGTCGCCGCTGCGTGGTGGTGGGGAACGGGCACCGGCTTCGCAACAGCTCGCTGGGGGACGTCATCAACAAGTACGACGTGGTCATCAG ATTGAACAACGCCCCAGTGGCTGGCTACGAGGGCGACGTGGGCTCCAAGACCACCATGCGTCTCTTCTACCCTGAGTCCGCCCACTTCAACCCCAAAGTGGAGAACAACCCAGACACACTCCTCGTCCTGGTAGCTTTCAAGGCAATGGACTTCCACTGGATTGAGACCATCCTGAGTGACAAGAAGAGG GTGCGAAAGGGCTTCTGGAAGCAGCCTCCCCTCATCTGGGACGTCAACCCCAGGCAGATTCGGATTCTCAACCCTTTCTTCATGGAGATTGCAGCGGACAAGCTCCTGAGCCTGCCCATGCAGCAGCCGCGCAAGATGAAGCAG AAGCCCACCACCGGCTTGCTGGCCATCACGCTGGCACTCCACCTCTGCGACCTGGTGCATATCGCCGGCTTTGGCTACCCAGACGCCCACAACAGGAAGCAGACCATTCACTACTATGAACAGATCACACTCAAGTCCATGGCG GGGTCAGGCCACAATGTCTCCCAGGAGGCCCTGGCCATCAAGCGGATGCTGGAGATCGGAGCAGTCAAGAACCTCACGTTCTTCTGA
- the ST3GAL4 gene encoding CMP-N-acetylneuraminate-beta-galactosamide-alpha-2,3-sialyltransferase 4 isoform X7, translating to MGEDSSLAEGAQPTSEAVARGSRDDSSPQEPCYPLRNMVSKSRWKLLAMLALVLVVMVWYSISREDSFYFPIPEKKEPCFQGEVERKASKLFGNYSRDQPIFLQLKDYFWVKTPSAYELPYGTKGSEDLLLRVLAITSYSIPESIQSLKCRRCVVVGNGHRLRNSSLGDVINKYDVVIRLNNAPVAGYEGDVGSKTTMRLFYPESAHFNPKVENNPDTLLVLVAFKAMDFHWIETILSDKKRVRKGFWKQPPLIWDVNPRQIRILNPFFMEIAADKLLSLPMQQPRKMKQKPTTGLLAITLALHLCDLVHIAGFGYPDAHNRKQTIHYYEQITLKSMAGSGHNVSQEALAIKRMLEIGAVKNLTFF from the exons GTGGCCCGAGGCAGCCGGGATGACAGCTCTCCCCAGGAACCCTGCTACCCGCTGAGAAACATGGTCAGCAAATCCC GCTGGAAGCTCCTGGCCATGCTGGCTCTGGTCCTGGTCGTCATGGTGTGGTATTCTATCTCCCGGGAAGACAG tttttattttcccatcCCAGAGAAGAAGGAGCCGTGCTTCCAGGGGGAAGTGGAGAGGAAGGCCTCTAAGCTGTTTGGCAA CTACTCCCGAGATCAGCCTATCTTCCTGCAGCTGAAGGATTATTTCTGGGTCAAGACACCGTCTGCCTATGAGCTGCCCTACGGGACCAAGGGGAGTG AAGACCTGCTCCTCCGGGTTCTAGCCATCACCAGCTACTCCATCCCAGAGAGCATCCAGAG TCTCAAGTGTCGCCGCTGCGTGGTGGTGGGGAACGGGCACCGGCTTCGCAACAGCTCGCTGGGGGACGTCATCAACAAGTACGACGTGGTCATCAG ATTGAACAACGCCCCAGTGGCTGGCTACGAGGGCGACGTGGGCTCCAAGACCACCATGCGTCTCTTCTACCCTGAGTCCGCCCACTTCAACCCCAAAGTGGAGAACAACCCAGACACACTCCTCGTCCTGGTAGCTTTCAAGGCAATGGACTTCCACTGGATTGAGACCATCCTGAGTGACAAGAAGAGG GTGCGAAAGGGCTTCTGGAAGCAGCCTCCCCTCATCTGGGACGTCAACCCCAGGCAGATTCGGATTCTCAACCCTTTCTTCATGGAGATTGCAGCGGACAAGCTCCTGAGCCTGCCCATGCAGCAGCCGCGCAAGATGAAGCAG AAGCCCACCACCGGCTTGCTGGCCATCACGCTGGCACTCCACCTCTGCGACCTGGTGCATATCGCCGGCTTTGGCTACCCAGACGCCCACAACAGGAAGCAGACCATTCACTACTATGAACAGATCACACTCAAGTCCATGGCG GGGTCAGGCCACAATGTCTCCCAGGAGGCCCTGGCCATCAAGCGGATGCTGGAGATCGGAGCAGTCAAGAACCTCACGTTCTTCTGA
- the ST3GAL4 gene encoding CMP-N-acetylneuraminate-beta-galactosamide-alpha-2,3-sialyltransferase 4 isoform X6, which yields MSDMSGAESCSLAQVARGSRDDSSPQEPCYPLRNMVSKSPPLCMCPAGWKLLAMLALVLVVMVWYSISREDSFYFPIPEKKEPCFQGEVERKASKLFGNYSRDQPIFLQLKDYFWVKTPSAYELPYGTKGSEDLLLRVLAITSYSIPESIQSLKCRRCVVVGNGHRLRNSSLGDVINKYDVVIRLNNAPVAGYEGDVGSKTTMRLFYPESAHFNPKVENNPDTLLVLVAFKAMDFHWIETILSDKKRVRKGFWKQPPLIWDVNPRQIRILNPFFMEIAADKLLSLPMQQPRKMKQKPTTGLLAITLALHLCDLVHIAGFGYPDAHNRKQTIHYYEQITLKSMAGSGHNVSQEALAIKRMLEIGAVKNLTFF from the exons ATGTCGGACATGAGTGGAGCGGAGTCCTGCTCTCTGGCCCAG GTGGCCCGAGGCAGCCGGGATGACAGCTCTCCCCAGGAACCCTGCTACCCGCTGAGAAACATGGTCAGCAAATCCC CTCCTCTGTGCATGTGCCCTGCAGGCTGGAAGCTCCTGGCCATGCTGGCTCTGGTCCTGGTCGTCATGGTGTGGTATTCTATCTCCCGGGAAGACAG tttttattttcccatcCCAGAGAAGAAGGAGCCGTGCTTCCAGGGGGAAGTGGAGAGGAAGGCCTCTAAGCTGTTTGGCAA CTACTCCCGAGATCAGCCTATCTTCCTGCAGCTGAAGGATTATTTCTGGGTCAAGACACCGTCTGCCTATGAGCTGCCCTACGGGACCAAGGGGAGTG AAGACCTGCTCCTCCGGGTTCTAGCCATCACCAGCTACTCCATCCCAGAGAGCATCCAGAG TCTCAAGTGTCGCCGCTGCGTGGTGGTGGGGAACGGGCACCGGCTTCGCAACAGCTCGCTGGGGGACGTCATCAACAAGTACGACGTGGTCATCAG ATTGAACAACGCCCCAGTGGCTGGCTACGAGGGCGACGTGGGCTCCAAGACCACCATGCGTCTCTTCTACCCTGAGTCCGCCCACTTCAACCCCAAAGTGGAGAACAACCCAGACACACTCCTCGTCCTGGTAGCTTTCAAGGCAATGGACTTCCACTGGATTGAGACCATCCTGAGTGACAAGAAGAGG GTGCGAAAGGGCTTCTGGAAGCAGCCTCCCCTCATCTGGGACGTCAACCCCAGGCAGATTCGGATTCTCAACCCTTTCTTCATGGAGATTGCAGCGGACAAGCTCCTGAGCCTGCCCATGCAGCAGCCGCGCAAGATGAAGCAG AAGCCCACCACCGGCTTGCTGGCCATCACGCTGGCACTCCACCTCTGCGACCTGGTGCATATCGCCGGCTTTGGCTACCCAGACGCCCACAACAGGAAGCAGACCATTCACTACTATGAACAGATCACACTCAAGTCCATGGCG GGGTCAGGCCACAATGTCTCCCAGGAGGCCCTGGCCATCAAGCGGATGCTGGAGATCGGAGCAGTCAAGAACCTCACGTTCTTCTGA